The proteins below are encoded in one region of Bifidobacterium dentium JCM 1195 = DSM 20436:
- a CDS encoding LCP family protein — protein sequence MTEETGGTEPHGTPPSFIPSAGRRKSTSQSRKPAAQGAASQIPSFSPAAKPARSGTGVSGDVPRSFQPSATRPSNAPRRITPSNRDTQSHGDRTHASQTPASFAPANARTGQVRGTTQISRASSAPAARGVSAGTASAVKMKSRNRHNPGRIALTVLLVLIMALGLSVFSAWNWVDGQLNKKSWLTSKADTAGESWLILGSDERDGTTGDTGEVTGFRTDTILVLTKPASGPSSLISIPRDSLVEIDQQYMKINAVAQLYSGKQLVNEVEDITGQKINHVALIQFGGLVKVVDALGGVELCYDQDVDDPYSSLNWTAGCHTADGNTALAFSRMRYADAQGDFGRAARQRQVINAIVKKAASRQTLMNFAKAKTVAQAALSSVTVDEKASTASLLRMALAFKSASGDKGISGSVYWTDPDYYVDGVGSSVLLDEQKNLDLFSQLATGKHASGTVGTLAEQS from the coding sequence ATGACCGAAGAAACCGGCGGCACGGAGCCGCACGGGACACCGCCAAGCTTCATTCCGTCCGCAGGGCGTCGAAAATCGACATCACAGTCACGCAAGCCGGCGGCCCAAGGTGCGGCTTCGCAGATTCCCAGCTTTTCCCCTGCTGCGAAGCCGGCGCGTTCCGGCACGGGTGTGTCAGGTGACGTCCCACGTAGTTTCCAACCGTCCGCGACCCGTCCTTCCAATGCCCCTCGCCGCATCACTCCCTCAAACCGCGACACCCAATCACATGGTGACCGGACGCATGCGAGCCAAACCCCAGCCTCATTCGCTCCGGCAAACGCGCGAACAGGGCAGGTGCGGGGAACGACTCAGATCAGCAGGGCATCCTCCGCCCCCGCTGCACGGGGAGTCTCCGCAGGCACGGCATCGGCCGTAAAGATGAAGTCACGCAACCGCCATAATCCCGGCCGCATAGCACTCACGGTCCTGTTGGTGCTGATCATGGCGCTCGGACTGTCCGTTTTCTCCGCTTGGAACTGGGTGGACGGCCAGCTCAACAAGAAATCCTGGCTCACAAGCAAGGCTGATACGGCTGGGGAAAGCTGGCTCATTCTCGGATCCGACGAACGAGACGGCACCACCGGCGACACCGGAGAGGTCACCGGTTTTCGCACCGATACGATTCTGGTACTGACCAAACCGGCGTCAGGCCCTTCGTCGCTGATTTCCATTCCTCGCGATTCCTTGGTGGAGATCGATCAGCAGTATATGAAAATCAATGCCGTCGCCCAGCTGTATAGCGGCAAGCAATTGGTCAACGAGGTCGAGGACATCACCGGACAGAAGATCAACCATGTCGCGTTGATCCAGTTTGGTGGCCTGGTCAAGGTCGTGGACGCGCTTGGCGGGGTCGAACTGTGCTACGACCAAGATGTGGACGATCCGTATTCGAGTCTGAATTGGACCGCCGGCTGCCATACCGCGGACGGCAACACCGCTTTGGCGTTCTCCCGTATGCGTTACGCCGATGCACAAGGTGATTTCGGCCGCGCGGCGCGGCAACGACAGGTCATTAACGCCATCGTCAAAAAGGCCGCGTCCCGACAGACCCTGATGAACTTCGCCAAGGCCAAAACCGTGGCCCAGGCCGCATTGAGTTCCGTGACGGTGGATGAGAAGGCTTCCACCGCTTCCCTGCTGCGCATGGCGTTGGCGTTCAAGAGCGCATCCGGAGACAAGGGCATCTCGGGAAGCGTGTATTGGACGGATCCCGATTATTATGTCGACGGCGTCGGCTCGAGCGTACTGCTCGATGAGCAGAAGAATCTCGATCTGTTCTCGCAGCTCGCAACGGGCAAGCATGCCTCCGGCACCGTGGGAACGCTGGCCGAGCAAAGCTGA
- a CDS encoding LCP family protein, giving the protein MTSSPAGNKLPNINGLRDSNPRHSLGYRVQHRARTVVASVIVAMLVFAGTAAAATWLDVDNVIQHQKVDVIGQGSVSAEPTIIDPNSGKPIEILLLGQDSRDGEGNQAIGGDMTGNHQADTAMMLQISADRSAINLVSIPRDSLVDVPQCETSKGTIPAQYGVMFNSIFAGAYQTGGDLASAASCTLNAVNSLTGLNIQNFIVVDFAGLVKMIDAIGGVDICVPQDIDDPYSTLQLSKGMQHLDGTQATQYARTRYTLGDGSDTARTTRQQYLIKQLMSEALSKNLFTDTAQLYQLAKSALESLNISEGMADTAALVGLAMSLKNFNMSHLYTQTVPVVAAPSDPNRSVWADNADEVWAKMREGKSLFESTETNATSTDSTTTDGTTESQNTDENSGEQAQSTETPDATTGLITRADGTLIDPNTGGTVDPEDGSIHDATTGQYIGIADRYLNATVCAVPAKN; this is encoded by the coding sequence GTGACCTCTTCTCCTGCCGGCAACAAGCTTCCTAACATCAATGGCCTGCGCGACTCCAATCCAAGGCACAGCCTCGGGTACCGCGTGCAGCATCGCGCGCGGACCGTGGTCGCATCGGTCATCGTGGCCATGCTGGTGTTCGCGGGAACCGCAGCCGCCGCGACATGGCTGGACGTGGACAATGTCATTCAGCACCAGAAGGTGGATGTGATCGGACAAGGATCCGTGTCGGCCGAACCGACCATCATCGATCCGAATTCCGGCAAGCCGATCGAAATCCTGCTACTCGGTCAGGACTCGCGTGACGGTGAGGGGAACCAGGCCATCGGCGGCGACATGACGGGCAATCATCAGGCCGACACTGCCATGATGCTGCAGATTTCCGCCGACCGCTCGGCCATCAATCTGGTATCCATCCCCCGCGATTCCTTGGTCGACGTTCCACAATGTGAGACTTCCAAGGGCACCATTCCCGCGCAATACGGCGTGATGTTCAACTCGATCTTCGCCGGCGCATACCAGACCGGCGGCGATCTGGCCTCTGCGGCCAGCTGCACGCTAAACGCCGTGAACAGTCTGACCGGCCTTAACATCCAGAATTTCATCGTCGTCGATTTCGCCGGTCTGGTGAAGATGATCGATGCCATCGGCGGCGTCGACATCTGCGTGCCGCAGGATATCGATGACCCCTACTCCACGTTGCAGCTGTCAAAGGGTATGCAGCATCTCGACGGCACTCAGGCCACGCAGTACGCCCGTACCCGCTACACCTTGGGAGATGGTTCGGATACCGCCCGCACCACGCGCCAGCAGTATCTGATCAAACAGTTGATGAGCGAAGCCCTGAGCAAGAACCTGTTCACGGATACGGCACAGCTGTACCAGTTGGCGAAATCCGCACTGGAATCCCTCAATATCTCCGAAGGCATGGCCGACACCGCCGCTCTGGTCGGCCTGGCCATGAGCCTGAAGAACTTCAACATGTCGCACCTGTACACGCAGACCGTCCCAGTGGTCGCGGCGCCGTCCGATCCAAACCGATCCGTTTGGGCCGATAACGCCGACGAAGTATGGGCCAAGATGCGTGAAGGCAAGTCGCTCTTCGAATCAACCGAGACAAACGCAACCAGCACTGATTCGACGACCACCGACGGCACCACTGAATCCCAGAACACCGATGAGAATTCCGGCGAACAGGCGCAATCCACCGAAACCCCCGACGCGACGACCGGCCTCATCACCCGAGCCGACGGCACACTGATCGACCCGAACACCGGCGGCACCGTCGATCCGGAAGATGGTTCGATTCATGATGCAACCACCGGTCAGTACATCGGCATCGCAGACCGTTATCTGAATGCCACGGTATGTGCCGTTCCGGCAAAGAACTAG
- a CDS encoding WhiB family transcriptional regulator: MWGVVGDSSENPLAELWGLFKQDDDVSWQHKALCSQTDPEAFFPEKGGSTRDAKRVCAQCEVREQCLKWAIDHDERFGIWGGMSERERRRYKKERRERA; this comes from the coding sequence ATGTGGGGCGTTGTCGGCGATTCCTCCGAAAATCCGCTTGCTGAACTATGGGGGCTGTTCAAGCAGGATGATGATGTGTCATGGCAGCACAAGGCGTTATGCTCGCAAACCGATCCGGAAGCGTTCTTCCCTGAAAAAGGCGGTTCCACCAGAGACGCCAAGCGGGTATGCGCACAATGCGAGGTTCGTGAACAATGCCTCAAATGGGCCATCGACCATGACGAACGGTTCGGCATCTGGGGCGGCATGAGCGAACGTGAACGTCGTCGGTACAAGAAAGAACGTAGGGAGCGTGCGTGA
- a CDS encoding glycosyltransferase family 2 protein — translation MSSIASSDIQETVTGLLNSRPYSHRQDVDASVAAVITVEEDLRFFPSTFTAVLSQRMLPGTIVVVDCTGGIMQPMQMSFEIIPSPAGPIIEMPEGKTVRVVLLGVKGATSFSNAVVRGIGKIDLDPSVQALWLMHDDSRPADEYCLESLLDAWRNTPTASLLGAKQLDWQGETLHDVGLYAGNHDVTSLVVDGEPDQEQYDGRQDVFAVDLAGALVPLSTLRSTEGINPWFTTYGESIDFCRRICLGGGRVVVVPKARIAHRRARFEGVRTKDGQPLDDEDRIDPYMGVVVSETRYSYTDRHRSWWPLLWLWSIVQSLGLAILCLTRKRPYEACCTLALPWRTLWRLPSALRARGEVRRQSKVSMKSLSTLQVTRQQIAQWRDRRQAFLDQRNVVVLSPLAKEHLRRRLVRRWSFALIAAIIAFAWIAIPYWNVLREVCSGAVMYSDTLLPTSAKFSQLVETATTSWAYASGTGISAPSAPWLLILVCVSVLTAGHVAAAVAVVFFLSAPLCVMSFWALAGVFTRSDTVRSVTALAWFAFAVALGIYRDADVAMMTVMVFLPAAFAFSFRAVGMYRTEEPTQPHASVQAAAIAALCFIPVVAAEPQLLLPLMASFLLFLMLVRSHRPALLLIPLPAAFVCAPTLVNAVRFATVGSWRQIFGSIMLPDSAHDGSPAILNLSDVLSRAFGISTVPKGVWGALMLVLLAMLVLLAVVSLFLPFALRVSRMMWVVSLAGFVTALLSAAVAVAVDADGVVAGSVLPGVSFMMMGVLACVCLVAGGAVQRFVSLRESASGAVQIETRHRVLPTVIRTARIALVCLLLASVVACMGFDWFEHDRNRVHTSRSGLPMVAADYLEQRSDHRVLALRADGANHVSYTVMRTQSGDLIDSSPAQRIEMVAGRVDDANARIAKDSARLLSNADADAIADLSALGFGGIYVVRADDNASQKESADQLSANIGASDGTQSVVSSEQGTYYRLTIQDSAKQHVNGSGIRTATSSPWRFAWLWCMGVIIALYCLVAAPRIRHRNQEAA, via the coding sequence ATGAGTTCCATTGCCAGCAGCGATATTCAAGAGACCGTGACCGGCCTGCTGAACAGCAGGCCATATTCTCATCGTCAGGATGTCGATGCATCCGTCGCCGCGGTGATAACGGTAGAGGAGGATCTGCGCTTCTTTCCGTCCACCTTCACCGCAGTGCTGTCGCAGCGGATGTTGCCAGGCACCATTGTGGTGGTGGACTGCACCGGCGGAATCATGCAGCCCATGCAGATGTCCTTCGAAATCATTCCCTCCCCGGCAGGACCGATCATCGAAATGCCGGAGGGCAAGACCGTCCGCGTGGTGCTGCTTGGCGTCAAGGGCGCGACCTCCTTCTCGAATGCCGTTGTGCGCGGGATCGGCAAGATCGATCTTGATCCATCGGTGCAGGCCCTGTGGCTGATGCACGACGATTCCAGGCCTGCCGATGAATACTGCCTGGAATCGTTGCTGGATGCCTGGCGCAATACTCCCACGGCATCGCTGCTTGGTGCCAAACAGCTTGACTGGCAGGGCGAGACGTTGCACGACGTCGGTCTGTATGCCGGTAACCATGATGTCACATCCTTGGTGGTGGATGGCGAACCCGATCAGGAACAATATGATGGGCGACAGGACGTGTTCGCGGTCGATCTGGCAGGCGCTTTGGTGCCGTTGTCCACATTGCGATCCACCGAAGGCATCAACCCATGGTTCACCACATATGGGGAATCCATTGATTTCTGCCGACGCATATGTCTGGGCGGCGGTCGTGTGGTGGTGGTTCCCAAGGCCCGGATCGCCCACAGGAGAGCACGGTTCGAGGGTGTGAGGACCAAGGACGGACAGCCGTTGGATGATGAGGACCGCATCGATCCGTATATGGGCGTGGTCGTATCCGAAACCCGATATTCCTACACGGATCGGCATCGTTCCTGGTGGCCGTTGTTGTGGCTGTGGTCCATCGTACAGTCGTTGGGACTCGCAATACTGTGTCTGACTCGCAAGCGGCCATATGAGGCATGTTGTACGTTGGCGTTGCCGTGGAGGACCTTGTGGCGCCTGCCTTCGGCGTTGCGTGCGCGAGGCGAGGTACGCAGGCAAAGCAAGGTTTCGATGAAGTCATTGTCCACGTTGCAGGTGACCCGCCAGCAGATCGCACAGTGGCGTGACCGTCGCCAGGCATTCCTTGATCAGCGCAATGTCGTGGTACTCAGTCCTCTTGCCAAGGAGCATCTGCGCAGAAGACTCGTCCGTCGTTGGTCTTTCGCCCTGATCGCTGCGATCATCGCATTCGCATGGATCGCCATACCGTACTGGAATGTATTGCGCGAAGTATGCTCCGGTGCGGTCATGTATTCCGATACACTGCTGCCCACGTCGGCGAAGTTTTCGCAATTGGTCGAAACGGCGACCACATCATGGGCCTATGCCTCCGGTACCGGGATCAGTGCGCCGAGTGCCCCATGGCTGCTGATATTGGTGTGCGTGTCGGTGTTAACCGCGGGCCATGTCGCGGCGGCCGTCGCAGTGGTGTTCTTCCTGTCCGCCCCATTGTGCGTGATGTCGTTCTGGGCTTTGGCGGGCGTTTTCACCCGATCGGATACGGTACGCTCCGTGACCGCATTGGCTTGGTTCGCGTTCGCAGTGGCACTGGGCATCTACCGCGACGCCGATGTCGCCATGATGACGGTGATGGTGTTCCTGCCGGCGGCATTCGCCTTCTCATTCCGCGCGGTGGGTATGTATCGTACGGAGGAGCCGACGCAACCCCATGCTTCGGTGCAGGCCGCCGCAATCGCCGCACTGTGCTTCATTCCGGTGGTCGCCGCCGAACCGCAACTGCTCTTGCCGCTGATGGCGTCGTTCCTGCTGTTCCTGATGCTGGTGCGCAGCCACAGGCCGGCATTGTTGCTGATTCCGTTGCCCGCGGCCTTTGTGTGCGCCCCTACGTTGGTGAATGCGGTGCGTTTCGCTACCGTCGGATCGTGGCGGCAGATTTTCGGCAGCATCATGCTTCCGGATTCCGCGCACGATGGCTCTCCTGCGATACTCAACCTGTCCGATGTGCTTTCCCGCGCGTTCGGCATCTCCACGGTGCCGAAGGGCGTTTGGGGAGCGTTGATGCTGGTGTTGCTGGCCATGCTGGTGTTGCTGGCCGTAGTCTCGTTGTTCCTTCCTTTTGCCCTGCGTGTTTCGCGCATGATGTGGGTGGTATCGCTCGCCGGATTCGTGACAGCACTGCTCTCCGCAGCGGTGGCGGTAGCGGTTGACGCGGACGGTGTCGTGGCCGGCTCGGTGTTGCCGGGTGTCTCTTTCATGATGATGGGCGTGCTGGCCTGCGTCTGTCTTGTTGCCGGCGGTGCCGTACAGCGTTTCGTGTCATTACGCGAATCGGCGAGCGGTGCGGTGCAGATCGAAACGCGGCATCGTGTGCTGCCGACCGTAATCCGCACGGCACGCATCGCCTTGGTATGCCTGCTGCTCGCCTCAGTGGTGGCCTGCATGGGTTTTGACTGGTTTGAACATGATCGGAACCGGGTGCATACGAGCCGTTCGGGATTGCCTATGGTGGCTGCGGATTACCTTGAGCAACGGTCCGACCATCGTGTGCTCGCTCTGCGTGCCGACGGCGCCAATCATGTCAGCTACACCGTGATGCGTACACAGTCCGGCGATCTGATCGACAGTTCCCCGGCGCAACGCATCGAAATGGTTGCAGGCCGTGTCGACGATGCCAATGCGCGCATCGCCAAGGACAGCGCGCGCCTGCTTTCGAACGCCGATGCCGATGCCATCGCCGATTTGAGCGCGTTGGGCTTCGGCGGCATCTATGTGGTGCGTGCCGACGACAACGCGTCCCAGAAGGAGTCAGCCGATCAGCTGAGTGCGAACATCGGCGCATCCGACGGCACGCAAAGTGTGGTGAGTTCCGAGCAAGGCACCTATTACCGCCTTACCATTCAGGACTCGGCCAAACAGCATGTCAACGGTTCGGGAATCAGAACGGCAACAAGCAGCCCATGGCGTTTCGCATGGCTGTGGTGCATGGGCGTCATTATCGCGTTGTACTGCCTGGTAGCTGCGCCCCGTATCCGTCATCGCAATCAGGAGGCAGCATGA
- a CDS encoding DUF5719 family protein: MSRHSRTRTGVALRVALATVSTVIIIALMVVSLVYRPSWLNPDSSAISRSLVSHTVSPTQLETYCPARMTIADTEAYGDSEYQASNGNVASSVRYTAFGSVFRSSALTLGSEDTSSATTLSKQDANDDDEIFVASGNVDDGAKLQDTRLLASSDGTGAVSSVMSWATDGDLKGVSAASCVAPALEQSFLVTGTQAGMTQQLVVANPSAKATSLTVKVWGADASGALALSTGSTLTVAANGETVMNLAAAAAKQDALYVTVSSDETPVAAIVRSIAMDGLTAKGSDYAVANNTASKKLGFGALNEGDAVKLYLFARRSADVTVSWVDGKGLKQAHRQTIEGDRASVIDLGDVPKGVTGIIISSSQPISVSAKIDDDGNDGQSDFALVNAASPSHVSAVAIPDQASAKLGVMNASDQEASAVLRCYDADGKRIDERTITLKAGAATMLDLADVDGTVAAVSLNDDDGAMVWNGRIGQEDVAKAKMAGLSIISPVDLKETKERIWANADMTVVR, encoded by the coding sequence ATGAGCCGTCATTCTCGTACCCGTACAGGTGTGGCCTTGCGGGTGGCGCTCGCAACCGTGTCGACGGTGATCATCATCGCATTGATGGTCGTATCGCTGGTCTACCGTCCTTCTTGGCTGAATCCTGATTCATCCGCGATCTCACGATCATTGGTGTCCCATACCGTAAGCCCGACGCAGTTGGAGACATATTGCCCGGCTCGCATGACCATAGCCGATACCGAAGCCTATGGCGACAGCGAATATCAGGCATCCAACGGCAATGTCGCATCCTCCGTGCGATACACGGCGTTCGGATCAGTGTTCCGTTCGTCGGCGCTTACGTTGGGATCGGAGGACACGTCATCCGCAACGACGTTGAGTAAGCAGGATGCAAACGATGATGACGAAATCTTCGTGGCTTCCGGCAACGTCGATGACGGCGCCAAACTGCAGGATACCCGTCTGCTGGCTTCCAGCGACGGTACCGGAGCCGTCTCGTCGGTGATGTCGTGGGCCACCGACGGTGATTTGAAAGGCGTTTCCGCAGCCTCCTGCGTGGCACCTGCACTGGAACAATCGTTCCTGGTGACCGGCACTCAGGCAGGCATGACCCAGCAGCTGGTGGTGGCGAATCCGTCCGCCAAGGCCACTTCGCTGACGGTTAAGGTGTGGGGTGCGGATGCCTCGGGCGCATTGGCCCTATCCACGGGTTCCACGCTTACCGTGGCGGCGAATGGTGAGACGGTGATGAATCTTGCGGCCGCAGCTGCCAAGCAGGATGCGCTGTACGTTACGGTGTCCAGCGATGAGACACCGGTTGCGGCGATCGTTCGCAGCATCGCCATGGATGGCCTGACGGCCAAGGGCTCTGACTATGCGGTCGCCAACAACACGGCATCGAAGAAGCTGGGATTCGGCGCACTGAACGAAGGCGATGCGGTGAAACTGTACCTGTTCGCCCGCCGGAGCGCCGATGTCACGGTTTCTTGGGTGGATGGCAAAGGACTCAAGCAGGCGCATCGGCAGACCATCGAAGGCGATCGGGCGTCGGTCATCGACCTGGGCGACGTGCCCAAGGGGGTGACGGGCATCATCATCAGCTCCAGCCAACCGATTTCCGTCTCCGCGAAGATCGATGACGACGGCAACGACGGGCAATCCGATTTTGCATTGGTGAATGCGGCAAGTCCGTCGCATGTCTCCGCTGTGGCGATACCCGATCAGGCTTCGGCGAAACTGGGTGTCATGAATGCTTCCGATCAGGAAGCATCCGCCGTGCTGCGCTGCTATGACGCAGACGGCAAGCGAATCGACGAACGCACCATCACCCTGAAGGCGGGGGCGGCCACGATGTTGGATCTTGCGGATGTCGATGGTACCGTGGCGGCCGTGAGCCTGAACGATGACGACGGGGCCATGGTATGGAACGGACGCATCGGGCAGGAAGACGTGGCAAAAGCCAAGATGGCGGGCCTGTCCATCATCTCGCCCGTCGATTTGAAGGAGACGAAGGAGCGGATCTGGGCCAACGCCGACATGACCGTCGTACGGTAA
- a CDS encoding metallopeptidase family protein, whose product MHQLPWESTVYRNRHGRGIRTPMFGTRLPRYRTRSGMFDDMVVAQIRRLNGAWPELVAPVQFAVEDVPPSDPAPWEAVPHFGSQCFPADHGIPPRIVLYRMPLQSHARSRMDLQFAIRDEVVSRLAELYGRRPEEIDPDWGM is encoded by the coding sequence ATGCATCAACTGCCTTGGGAGTCTACAGTGTACCGCAATCGTCATGGAAGGGGCATTCGAACGCCTATGTTCGGTACGCGTCTGCCTCGATATCGTACGAGAAGCGGCATGTTCGACGATATGGTGGTGGCGCAGATTCGACGTCTTAATGGCGCATGGCCGGAATTGGTAGCTCCCGTGCAGTTCGCCGTCGAGGATGTGCCGCCGTCCGATCCCGCCCCTTGGGAGGCCGTGCCTCACTTCGGATCGCAGTGTTTCCCCGCTGATCATGGCATACCGCCTCGCATTGTGCTCTACCGCATGCCGCTGCAGTCCCACGCACGCAGCCGCATGGATCTGCAGTTCGCCATCCGTGACGAAGTGGTCTCGCGTTTGGCTGAACTTTACGGCCGACGTCCCGAAGAAATCGATCCTGACTGGGGTATGTAG
- a CDS encoding HAD-IIB family hydrolase, with the protein MAVVSVPMWNDVDVDALCSGARVVAFDLDNTLARSKKPMKDDMAERFSLLTTLIPVAVVSGGKYALVTSQITDRLTAEANRFHLHLMPTSGTRYYRWDGGAWEQVFARDLSSEDRAKAIASLERNAKAQGVWSGTPWGERIEDRGSQITFSALGQNAPVEAKEAWDPTNEKKNRLAQAVATDLPHLAVRSGGSTSVDISARGIDKSFAVQELARILGIDVHQIIFVGDRMDPDGNDYPAAVAGTRAVRVTGPADTVMLCDDIIESLRGQAG; encoded by the coding sequence TTGGCGGTGGTTTCAGTACCGATGTGGAACGACGTGGATGTCGACGCCCTGTGTTCCGGTGCCCGTGTGGTGGCCTTCGACCTTGACAATACGCTGGCGCGCTCGAAAAAACCCATGAAGGATGACATGGCCGAGCGATTCTCGCTCCTCACCACGCTGATTCCCGTGGCCGTGGTCTCAGGCGGGAAATACGCCTTGGTGACCAGTCAGATCACCGACCGCCTGACTGCCGAGGCCAATCGATTCCATCTGCATCTGATGCCGACCAGTGGTACCCGGTATTATCGCTGGGACGGCGGGGCTTGGGAACAAGTCTTCGCCCGTGACCTCAGTAGCGAGGATCGCGCCAAGGCCATAGCATCCCTGGAACGCAACGCCAAGGCGCAAGGTGTGTGGTCCGGCACTCCGTGGGGGGAGCGTATCGAGGACCGTGGTAGCCAGATCACTTTCTCCGCACTCGGGCAGAATGCACCCGTGGAGGCGAAGGAGGCATGGGACCCCACCAATGAGAAGAAGAATCGCCTTGCGCAGGCGGTCGCTACCGATCTGCCGCATTTGGCGGTACGTTCAGGAGGCTCTACCAGCGTCGATATCTCCGCGCGCGGCATCGACAAATCATTCGCGGTGCAAGAATTGGCGCGGATTCTCGGCATAGACGTGCATCAGATCATCTTCGTGGGAGACCGCATGGATCCCGATGGCAACGATTATCCGGCCGCAGTGGCGGGTACGCGTGCCGTACGCGTCACCGGGCCCGCCGACACCGTGATGCTGTGTGACGACATCATCGAATCCCTGCGTGGGCAAGCCGGGTGA
- a CDS encoding ComF family protein — MGKPGDRMGEAARMAAMIADLMFPRGCAGCDCPDAVLCVECRKLFHQHVERSLPGVVMDRWFACGWYRGSVRRAILSWKDHGDEECDGPLCEMLHDLARSCGLIDLLRGGVPYDGPILIIPAPSSRHSVRQRGRRHMMQLAKRLARDVRRTGLSAKACNALESRGVTRRSVQMQGVVQRSRRLKGHVTVRSGIDVRGVPVVLIDDIITSGTTMRRCVEVLQQAGATVVTVLALAYTPPCGSTQENDHSSSAV, encoded by the coding sequence GTGGGCAAGCCGGGTGATCGCATGGGGGAGGCGGCGCGCATGGCGGCGATGATCGCCGACCTGATGTTCCCCAGAGGTTGCGCAGGATGTGACTGCCCGGATGCCGTGTTATGCGTGGAATGCCGGAAACTGTTCCACCAACATGTGGAGCGATCCTTGCCAGGCGTTGTGATGGATCGCTGGTTTGCCTGCGGTTGGTATCGCGGTTCCGTACGTCGCGCGATTCTGTCGTGGAAGGACCATGGTGATGAGGAATGTGACGGGCCGCTATGCGAGATGCTGCACGACCTCGCGCGATCCTGTGGGCTGATTGATCTGCTTCGTGGCGGAGTGCCATACGATGGCCCCATTCTGATTATTCCGGCGCCATCATCCCGACATTCTGTACGTCAACGTGGACGCAGACATATGATGCAGCTCGCCAAACGTCTGGCCCGCGACGTTCGGAGGACAGGCCTTTCGGCAAAGGCTTGCAACGCATTGGAAAGCAGAGGGGTAACACGCAGGTCGGTGCAGATGCAAGGCGTCGTTCAGCGTTCCCGGCGATTGAAGGGCCATGTTACCGTCCGATCGGGAATCGATGTACGTGGCGTGCCCGTTGTGTTGATTGACGACATCATCACATCCGGTACCACGATGCGTCGCTGCGTCGAGGTTTTGCAACAGGCCGGCGCGACCGTGGTCACCGTGCTGGCGTTGGCTTACACGCCGCCCTGCGGATCGACGCAGGAAAACGATCACTCGTCATCGGCGGTGTGA
- a CDS encoding sensor histidine kinase, producing MRTSDSNKGRSVNPLETERPIGLLSSLKIELSVLIVIATAIAFIMAWFLLKVGLSVWIAMPITLAVALGITYFFSRGLTSPLRQMRDAAEAMADGDYTVRVHVDSNSRDEVGQLAISFNEMAEELQHADQMRRDMVANVSHELRTPVSALQAMVENMADGVVEPTPANLESILNQTHRLSDLIAFLLDLSRMEAGAASLQIEKFNFRDFIDETVEPLEIADAGHAHDIEMHIPANIEMEGDQDRLRQLFTNIIANALKHSADDTTVLIEAHENKDFGTIVTNVVNFGSQIPQEARSDIFRRFVKGKTGPGTESGGTGLGLSIARWAAQLHGGTVRVVDDQRGADFEITLPKYHTADDE from the coding sequence ATGCGTACTTCCGATTCGAATAAGGGGCGTTCGGTCAATCCATTGGAGACCGAACGCCCCATTGGTTTGCTGTCCTCGTTGAAAATCGAACTGAGCGTGTTGATCGTCATCGCTACGGCCATCGCGTTCATCATGGCCTGGTTCCTGCTTAAAGTAGGCCTAAGCGTATGGATCGCCATGCCGATTACGCTTGCCGTGGCTTTGGGCATCACCTATTTCTTCTCCCGGGGGCTTACCTCTCCGTTGCGTCAGATGCGAGACGCCGCCGAGGCCATGGCCGATGGCGATTACACCGTGCGCGTGCATGTCGATTCGAACAGCCGCGACGAAGTCGGCCAGTTGGCCATCTCCTTCAACGAGATGGCCGAGGAACTGCAGCATGCCGACCAGATGCGCCGAGATATGGTAGCGAACGTCAGCCATGAATTGCGCACTCCGGTCTCGGCGTTGCAGGCCATGGTCGAAAACATGGCCGACGGCGTGGTCGAGCCTACGCCGGCCAATCTGGAAAGCATCCTGAATCAGACGCACCGCCTGTCCGACCTCATCGCGTTTCTGCTGGATCTGTCGCGCATGGAGGCCGGCGCGGCCAGTCTCCAGATCGAAAAGTTCAATTTCCGTGATTTCATTGACGAAACCGTGGAACCGTTGGAGATAGCGGATGCCGGCCATGCGCATGACATCGAAATGCACATACCCGCCAACATCGAGATGGAGGGTGACCAGGATCGCCTGCGCCAGCTGTTCACCAACATCATCGCCAATGCGCTCAAGCATTCCGCCGATGACACCACGGTGCTCATCGAGGCGCATGAGAACAAGGATTTCGGTACCATCGTGACCAATGTGGTCAATTTTGGCTCGCAGATTCCGCAAGAGGCACGATCCGACATCTTCCGCCGCTTCGTCAAAGGCAAAACCGGTCCCGGCACCGAATCGGGCGGCACCGGACTGGGACTGTCGATCGCCCGATGGGCGGCACAGCTGCATGGCGGTACCGTACGCGTGGTCGATGACCAACGTGGCGCCGATTTTGAAATCACCCTGCCGAAATATCACACCGCCGATGACGAGTGA